One part of the Lycium ferocissimum isolate CSIRO_LF1 chromosome 8, AGI_CSIRO_Lferr_CH_V1, whole genome shotgun sequence genome encodes these proteins:
- the LOC132068787 gene encoding uncharacterized protein LOC132068787 isoform X2, which produces MTVGYVPSNFEKYPLGGIIPAIESVFHTTSELICSGHVLEELHIWFYKNFEILNSCDKACSMAKQQNNLLKPREEKYQLRIRVFEALATGTSEKIQELKQRTQK; this is translated from the exons ATGACTG TTGGATATGTAccatcaaattttgaaaagtatCCATTAGGAGGCATCATACCAGCCATTGAAAGTGTTTTTCATACAACTTCGGAGTTGATATGCTCAGGCCATGTCCTGGAGGAACTTCATATATGGTTCTATAAGAATTTTGAG ATACTGAACTCATGTGACAAAGCTTGTAGTATGGCGAAACAG CAAAACAATCTATTAAAGCCTCGTGAAGAGAAATACCAGTTAAGGATCAGAGTCTTCGAAGCCCTCGCGACTGGGACTAGTGAAAAAATACAG
- the LOC132068788 gene encoding probable polyamine oxidase 5: MVTKKPKVVIIGAGMAGITAANKLYTSAGSKELLELCVVEGGNRIGGRIKTSEFVGSRIEMGATWIHGIGGSPVYKIAQEINSLESDKPWECMDEFLDEPLTIAEGGYELNSSLVDPISNLFKKLMDFAQGKAIEENGVCSEFVNGCIKNGGLSVGSFLRKGLHAYWGSMKEQEEIQGFDKWTRKLLEEGIFAMLENTQRTYTSAGDLETLDFNAESEYRMFPGKEITIAKGYSTIVESLASLLPDGLVQLGRKVTKIEWQPDDGGHNQSVDIKNGEGTMPVKLHFSDGSIMYADHVIVTVSLGVLKQGIRDNSGMFSPPLPRFKTQAISRLGFGVVNKLFLQLSPNSDELDGSDAMRFPYLQMVFHQSDSKLRHPKIPWWTRRTASLCPIYGSSNVVLSWFAGKEALELESLGDEEIINGYSTMISNLLENSKHLNKSKWCNGHTNSAESSIKFDKVLKSQWGGDPLFLGSYSYVAVGSSGDDLDTMAEPLPKRSNHSINSKGSPPLQILFAGEATHRTHYSTTHGAYCSGLREANRLLQHYHCIDI, encoded by the coding sequence ATGGTTACCAAGAAACCAAAAGTTGTGATAATAGGAGCAGGAATGGCAGGTATTACAGCAGCAAACAAGCTCTACACAAGTGCAGGTTCTAAAGAATTGTTAGAGCTGTGTGTTGTGGAAGGTGGTAATAGGATTGGTGGAAGGATTAAGACTTCAGAGTTTGTTGGAAGCAGGATTGAGATGGGTGCTACTTGGATCCATGGAATTGGGGGTAGTCCTGTTTACAAGATAGCTCAAGAGATTAACTCACTTGAATCAGACAAGCCGTGGGAGTGTATGGATGAGTTCTTGGATGAGCCATTGACAATAGCTGAAGGTGGTTATGAGCTCAATTCTTCCCTTGTTGACCCCATATCCAACCTTTTCAAGAAACTGATGGATTTTGCTCAAGGGAAAGCTATAGAAGAAAATGGTGTGTGTAGTGAATTTGTCAATGGATGCATAAAGAATGGTGGCCTAAGTGTTGGTTCTTTCTTAAGGAAAGGACTTCATGCTTACTGGGGTTCAATGAAAGAACAAGAGGAAATCCAGGGGTTTGATAAATGGACAAGAAAATTATTGGAGGAAGGCATTTTTGCAATGCTTGAGAACACACAAAGGACTTACACATCAGCTGGTGATTTGGAGACACTAGATTTCAATGCAGAAAGCGAGTATCGTATGTTTCCTGGGAAAGAAATAACCATTGCCAAAGGCTACTCCACTATAGTTGAGTCTTTGGCATCTCTTCTGCCGGATGGTTTGGTTCAATTAGGCCGAAAGGTCACAAAAATTGAATGGCAGCCTGATGATGGTGGTCACAACCAATCGGTAGATATCAAAAATGGCGAAGGTACTATGCCAGTAAAGCTACATTTTAGTGATGGATCAATCATGTATGCTGATCATGTGATTGTCACAGTGTCACTTGGGGTTCTAAAACAAGGGATTCGCGATAATTCTGGTATGTTTAGTCCTCCACTTCCTAGATTCAAGACTCAAGCAATCTCAAGGCTTGGTTTTGGTGTTGTTAACAAGCTATTCTTGCAACTAAGTCCAAACAGTGATGAATTAGATGGCAGTGATGCCATGAGGTTTCCCTACTTGCAGATGGTCTTCCATCAGTCCGACTCAAAGCTAAGGCATCCAAAAATACCATGGTGGACGAGGAGGACAGCTTCTTTATGTCCTATATATGGCAGTTCAAATGTTGTTTTGTCATGGTTTGCAGGTAAAGAGGCTCTTGAACTTGAATCACTTGGTGATGAGGAGATCATTAATGGGTACTCAACAATGATCTCCAATTTACTAGAAAACTCAAAGCATCTCAACAAGTCCAAATGGTGCAATGGACATACAAATTCTGCAGAAAGTTCCATCAAATTTGATAAGGTCTTAAAGAGCCAATGGGGTGGTGATCCACTCTTTTTGGGGTCATATAGTTATGTGGCAGTTGGATCAAGTGGAGATGATTTGGATACTATGGCTGAGCCATTGCCAAAAAGGAGCAATCATAGTATTAATTCAAAGGGTTCACCTCCACTTCAAATTCTGTTTGCAGGGGAAGCAACGCATAGAacccattattcaacaactcaTGGTGCTTACTGTAGTGGACTAAGAGAAGCCAATAGGCTCCTTCAGCACTACCACTGTATTGATATATGA